The Bacilli bacterium nucleotide sequence ATTTTGGGTTTTACGCCCGGTTTTCAATTTTAACGGTCGTATGCGCGCCTATTTTAGCACTTTGTGCGGTATTCAGGTAAAAATAAGGTGAATAGCCGCTGTGGCGTCCGTTAAAATTTTTGCCCAGCCTTTTTTCGCCAAATAGCCGCTGTGGCGTCCGTTAGCGTTAGGCAATGTAAAGTGTGCAGGGAGCGTTGTGTGGGGAGGCGCCCGCCGTTTTAGCATTGTGCATTGTAGAGTGTGCAGGGAGTGTTGTGCGGGGAGGTTTTACGTTTACCTGGTGCAGGCGCTGGCAGCCGACCGCCTATAGGCGGTGGGTTTAGACCTCTCGCATGGAAACTAAAAACAGCCGCAGGAACTGATCCTGCGGCCAACAGTTTGTTTCCGGCTTTTGCTTGAGGAAGGTCAAACCAGCGACACATTGTCGCGTTTTCCGCTGTCTTTATGCTTGCGTTTGTCGATCAGCCGGTTGATCGCGTGCAAATACGCTTTGGCGCTTGCCTCCAGGACGTCTGTGCTGACGCCGCGCCCGTGTACGGACAGGCCGTCCTGTTTCAGCACCACATGAACTTCGCCCTGGGCGTCGGTGCCGTGCGATACCGATTTAATCGAATAATCGTCCAGTTCAACAGCTTCGCCCGTCGCTTTGTCAATTGCCCGGTAAATGGCGTCCACCGAACCATTGCCGCTTGCCGTTTCTTCTATGCTTTCGCCATTTTCGCCGCGAATCTTGACGATTGCCGAAGGCTGCGACTGGTTGAAATAGGAAAGCTGGATGAACTCCAAACGGTAAACTTCCGGAATATCGACCATTTTCTCTTCGACGAGCGATCGAATGTCTTCGTCTGTTACTTCCTTTTTGCGGTCGGCCAATTCCTTGAATTTGGCGAACGCGGCGTTTAACTGCTCGTCATCCAGCGTATAGCCGAGATCGGCCAGCTTTTCCCGAAACGCATGACGGCCCGAGTGTTTCCCCAATACCAGTTTGCTTTCTTTTAAGCCGATTGTTTCCGGACGCATGATTTCGTAAGTTGTTTTTTCCTTCAGCATGCCGTCCTGATGAATGCCGGACTCGTGAGCAAACGCATTGGCGCCGACAATCGCCTTGTTTCCGGGCACAACCATGCCGGTCAGGCGGCTGACCAGGCGGCTGGTGCGATAAATTTCCCGCAAAACAAGCCCTGTTTTGGCCTGAAAATAATCGCTCCTGGTTTCGAGCGCCATGGCCACTTCTTCGATTGCCGTATTGCCCGCCCGTTCGCCGATGCCGTTGATCGTTCCTTCCACCTGCTCAGCTCCGTTGTAGATGGCGGCAAGCGAATTGGCGGTGGCCATGCCGAGGTCGTCGTGGCAGTGGGCGCTAAGCTGGATTTTTTCGATGCCGGGCACTTTTTCCCGCAACGTTTTAAAAATATTGCCAAACTCCGCAGGGGTCATATAACCGACCGTATCGGGAATATTGACTACCGTCGCGCCCGCGCGAATCGCCATTTCCGTGACGGTGCAAAGAAAGTCCAGTTCCGTACGGCCCGCGTCCTCGGGAGAAAATTCAATTTTGGAGAAATATTTTTTGGCATATTTAATGGCCGCTTCGGCTGTCTCCAGCACCTGCTCTTTGCTCATCCGCAATTTATGCTGGCGATGTATCGGAGATGTGGCAAGAAACAGATGCAAGCAAGGATCAGCCGCACCCTGCAGCGCTTCTCTCGCAGCATCGATATCCTGCACCCGGGAGCGGGACAATCCGATCACGGCAGCCCCCTTGACGGCTCTGGCCACCGCATTGACCGCCTGCAAATCGCCGGGCGATGCCGCCGGAAAACCGGCCTCGATCCTGTCAACGCCCAGCCTTTCCAGCTGTAGGGCAATCTCCACCTTTTCCTGGGTATTCAGATTTACTCCTGGGGATTGTTCACCATCGCGCAGCGTCGTATCAAATATATAGATTTTCCGCATCCCATCCACCTCCATTTTATTAAGATATTTAAAAATATTAACCGACTTACTTTTTAATCCAATGCATTAATTCGCGAAGTCTGCCGCCGACCTGTTCGATCGGATGCTCCGCTTCCCTACGGCGGGTAGCCGTGAAGAACGCGCGATTCGATTGATTTTCGAGAATGAAGTCGCGGGCAAAACGACCGGATTGAATATCATTCAGCACGCGCTTCATTTCTTTCTTCGTTTCCTCGGTAATCAAACGCGGCCCCGTCACATAGTCGCCATATTCGGCCGTGTTGCTGATCGAGCCGCGCATTGCCGCAAGCCCGCCTTCGTAGATCAAATCGACGATGAGCTTCATTTCATGACAGCATTCAAAGTAAGCCATTTCCGGAGCGTATCCGGCCTCGACCAGGGTTTCAAAGCCCGCTTTGATCAATGCGGACACGCCGCCGCACAAGACGGCCTGCTCGCCAAACAAATCGGTTTCCGTTTCTTCTCTGAAGGACGTTTCAATGACGCCGGCGCGGGTACCGCCAATTCCTTTGGCGTACGCGAGGCCGATATCTTTGGCTTTGCCGGTCGCATCCTGGTGGATGGCGATCAGACACGGCACGCCAAAGCCTTCAACATAGGTACGGCGCACCATATGCCCCGGCGATTTTGGCGCAACCATCAGCACATCGTTGTCTTTTCGCGGAACGATTTGCCCGAAATGAATGTTGAAACCGTGCGAAAACATAATCGCCGCGCCTTGTTTCAAGTTGGGCTCAATTTCTTCATTATATACTTTCGCCTGAATTTCATCGGGCATCAGGATTTGCACCACATCGGCGCGTTTGGTCGCCTCGGCGACGCTGTAAACTTCGAAGCCGTCGTTTTTCGCCGTATCCCAGGAACGGCCCGGGCGCAAGCCGATTACCACTTTCACCCCGCTGTCGCGCAGGTTTTGCGCTTGCGCGTGCCCCTGGCTGCCATAGCCGATTACGGCTACCGTTTTGCCTTGTAACGCGTTTAGATCTGCATCTTTCTCATAATACATTGTCACTGCCATTGTTCCAACATCCTCCCTTGATTACGGATCGATATTTTTTTGCTTGCGGCTTGCCGCCATTTATTTGCTTATACCACGGATCATGGCGGTCGCTCCGGTCCGTGTCAGCTCTCTGATGCCATATGGTTTCAGAAGTTCCACGATCGCGTCGATCTTGTCGGAATCGCCCACCGCTTGCACGATCAGCGTGTTCGGTCCGATATCGACGATGGAAGCCCGGAATGTTTCCACCACTCCCAAAATTTCCGGCCGCTGCCCCGGCTCGGCGTTCACCTGGATTAACGCGAGTTCGCGGGCAACCATCGGATTGGCGCTCAAATCGACGACTTTGATGACGTCGACCAATTTGTACAGCTGCTTCGAGATTTGCTCCAGCGTCCGTTCGTCCCCCACGGTGACGACAACCATCCGGGAAAGTCCCGGTTCCTCGCTCGCGCCTACGGTGATGCTCTCGATATTGAAGCCGCGCCGGCCGAACAATCCGGCCACCCGCTGCAGAACGCCAGGCTGGTTGTTGACAAGGATCGAGATCGTATGTTTTGTCAGTATCATTCCGCATCCCCCAATATCATTTCGCTTAATGACGAACCAGCCGTCACCATCGGGTATACATTCTCTTCCTTGCGCACAACGAAGTCAATCAGGACCGGACCCGGCGTATTGAGCGCTTCCTGCCAGGCTTGCCGTGCTTCCGCTTTGTTTGTCGCCCGCAATCCTTTGACGCCGTAAGCTTCCGCCAGTTTCACGAAATCCGGGCTTCCTCCCAGATCGATGTGGCTGTAGCGCTCTTTGTAGATGATTTTCTGCCATTGCCGCACCATGCCCAGCACCTGGTTGTTGATGATCGCGATTTTGAGCGGGATATTGTGGATGGCGCACACCGCCAGTTCCTGCGAACACATCTGGAATCCGCCGTCGCCCGTGATCGCCACAACCAATTTGTCCGGGCAACCGACCTGGGCGCCCATCGCCGCGGGAAAACCGTGTCCCATCGTGCCCAAGCCGCCCGATGTAATCAACGAACGGGCGTTTTTGAACTTGTAAAACTGCGCTACCCACATTTGATGCTGACCGACGTCGGCCGTTATGATCGCATCGCCGTTGGTCGTTTCACTGATCATTTCGATGACGTATTGCGGTTTCAGTTCCGTTTCGGAATCCTTATATTGAAACGGATGCAATTCGTTCCATGCCTTGATCTGCTTGAGCCACTCCGCCGAGCGGGCCGGTTTCGCGTTCGCCAAGGCAACCCCCAGCACAGCCTTGATATCGCCTACGCAAGGAATGTCCGTCGGCACATTTTTGCCGATTTCCGCCGGATCGATATCAATATGCGCAATGGTCGCTTTTGGCGCAAAACCGTCCAGTTTCATCGTCACCCGGTCGTCAAAGCGGGCGCCGATGCTGATCAACAAATCGCATTCCATGATGGCGTTGTTGGACGCATAGTTTCCGTGCATGCCCGGCATGCCTACCCATAATTCGTGCCCGCTCGGGAATCCGCCCAAACCGAGCAACGTGGTAATAACCGGCACCCGCGTTTTTTCGGCGAATGCGATCAGTTCCTGTTGCGCGTCCGAATAAACGACTCCGCCGCCCGCCAATATCACCGGCCTTTCCGCTTTTTCGATCGCCTGCAGCAAACGGTCGATCTGCAACTTATTCGGCGAAACGGTCGGGTTGTATCCGCGGATTACGACATGTTCCGGATAATGGAACACGGCTTTCGCCGCGGAAACGTCCTTCGGTATATCGATCAAAACGGGCCCCTTGCGCCCGGTTGAAGCGATATGGAACGCTTCGCGGATGGTGCGCGGCAGATCGCTGACATCGCGAACCAGATAGCTGTGTTTGGTAATCGGCATCGTAATGCCGGTTATGTCCGCTTCCTGGAACGCATCCGTTCCGATCAAACTGGTGGGAACATTACCGGTTATGACGACCAAAGGCACGGAGTCCATATAAGCGGTCGCAATGCCGGTGACCAGATTGGTCGCCCCCGGTCCGGAGGTGGCGATGCACACCCCGACTTTCCCGGTAGCCCGGGCATAGCCGTCGGCGGCGTGAATCGCGCCTTGCTCATGCCGTGTCAGCAAGTGGTGAAAATCCTTGTTGCCGTGCATCGCGTCATAAATATACAACACGGCGCCGCCCGGATACCCGAACACGGTATCCACACCTTCCAAAAGCAAACTCCGCAACAGCATTTCCGATCCCGAGATCAGATCCGGCTGCAGCAATTTTTTTCTCATGTCTTCCGTCAGCACAGCACTCGCACTTTGTGATGTCATGCGAACCAAGTCCTCCTTTCAAAAAATACGGAAAATACGCAAATTAAAAATCCCTTTCATCCCGCCGCTTTTTTGCAACGGGACGAAAGGGATTGTGCGCTTTCGTGGTACCACCCAGCTTTGTTGCGCACCTCACGATGCGCAACCTCAGGAAGTATGGGAACTTGCTCTCCATACCTCTGCACGGTAACGTGTGCAAATCCGATTTTCCCTAATGGGCTGCAGGTCCTGGCGCCCTGCGCGGTTCAGGAAAACAGCTCCGAGGTGAGCTCGCAATAAGGGGTTTTGGCGTCGGTTTCAGCTAATCCTTCGCTCTCTGAACAAAATTGCCCTTGTCGCTTCGTCCTCTTCTTCGCCGATACAAATATTACGTTGCCCCAATGAGGGTTCAATAATTTAAAGTTAATTATACAACAGGAAAATCATTAGTCAAGCGTTATTTAATTTTTTCTTTCGCCACGCCCGCCAGGTCGGAGAACGATTTTCCGTCGTTTACGGCAAGTTCCGCCAACATCTTGCGGTTGATCTCGATGCCGGCCAATTTCAGCCCATGCATAAACTTGTTGTAGGAAAGCCCATTTTGCCTTGCGGCCGCATTGATCCGGGCAATCCACAGCTTGCGGATATTGCGTTTTGTTTGCCGACGGTCACGATACGCGTAGTACAGCGATTTCATGACCTGCTCGTTCGCTTTTTTAAACAGACGGTGTTTGGCCCCGAAGTATCCTTTTGCCAGTTTCAACACTTTATTGCGACGCCGACGAGATACGATCCCGCCCTTTACTCTTGCCATAATGCTCTACCTCCTAAATATCGAAATGAACGGGATTATTTGACATACGTAAGCAATTCCTTGATTCGCTTCACATCGCCTTTCGCCATGATGACGGAACCGCGCAAATGGCGCATCCGTCCCGCATCCTTGCTTTCCAGCATATGTCTTCTGCACGCTCTGTATCTTCTGATTTTGCCTGTGCCCGTTTTTCCGAAGCGTTTTGCCGCTCCGCGGTGTGTTTTCATTTTTGGCATGTGATAATCCTCCTTCAAGCTTTCCTATTTAAGATTTAGGCCCCAAAATCATGATCATGCTGCGGCCTTCCAGCTTCGGCTTGCGCTCGACCACGCCGTATTCCTCGATTTCCCGGGCCAGACGTTCCAGCACCTTTTGCCCAATGTCCGCATGGGTAATTTCCCGACCGCGGAAACGAACCGAGCATTTGACCTTATCCTGCTCTTTCAAAAATTTGACGACGTTGCGCAGCTTCGTTTGATAATCATGCTCTTCAATATTGGCCGAAAAGCGCACTTCCTTGATATCGACAACCTTTTGATTTTTGCGCGCCTCTTTTTCTTTCTTCTGCATTTCGTACCGATATTTGCCGTAATCCATAATGCGGCATACCGGCGGTTTGGCCTGGGGAGCAACGTTGACCAAGTCAAGATTCAGGTCGGAAGCCATTTGCAGCGCTTCACGGAGCGGTTTGATGCCGATTTGCTCGCCGTTTACGCCGACCAACCGAACTTCTCTCGCACGAATTTCTTCGTTAATCAAATGTTCTTTACTGATATTCTGCCACCTCCAACAGTTTCATGTTTATCTCCTGGCCATCTTTTTGAAAAATAAAAAATGCGGGCAGATTCGCCCACACTTCAGGGTTCAATGTTCATTCGTTCATTTGCGTTACAAATGACGTACGGAACCGATGAACCAGCCAACCTAAGTCGGTCAGGTGAGAAGCGGGCGCCTCTACTTTTCGGAGACAAAAATTCACTTTGTAAATATATCATTGGCAATAAGCCTTGTCAAGTGTTTCACATTCGGGCGATATAGGGTAAAATACATGTTGGAGTGTTGTGCGATAAAATCGATCAAGGGAAGGTGAGTCTCCCTTGCGGAAGAAACGAGTGCTTCTTTTATCAGAAGGTTTCGGCACCGGACATACGCAGGCCGCGCACGCGTTGGCTGTAAGCCTGAAAAAAAATTCCCGGGACGTGCTTACCAAAGTGATTGAGCTTGGGGGTTTTTTGCATCCCACGATCACTCCGTGGATTATCGGCGCGTATCGCCGGGCTGTCATTTCACGGCCCAAACTGGTGGGAAAAGTGTACCGCTCGCAGTACAACAAATCGATCAACCGTCTGACGCAGCTTGTCCTGCATCGTTTTTACTATAAGCAAACGACCGAGTTGATCCGGCAATTGCGCCCGGATACGGTGGTGTGCACCCATCCGTTCCCCAACATTATCATTTCCCGGCTGAAACGGTTGGGGCTGAACGTTCCGCTCTGCACCGTGATTACGGATTATGACGCCCACGGCACCTGGGTCAGCCCGGAAGTCGACAAATATTTGGTGTCTACGGAAAATGTCAAACAAAAGCTTCTGGCGCGCGGCATACCGGATACGAAAATCGAGGTGACCGGCATACCGGTGCATCCGAATTTTTGGGAACAGCATAATAAAGCGGAAATCCGCGCCCGCTTTCGTTTGCGGGAAATGCCCACCGTGCTTGTCATGGGCGGCGGCTGGGGCGTGATCAAAAACGAAGAAATGTTAATCCGGGCCGCGAATTGGCGCGATCGCATCCAACTGATTTTCTGTTTGGGCAGCAATGAGAAATTCCGGGCCAAACTTGCCGAGCAGGAAATATTCCGCCACCCGAACATCCATATGCTGGGTTTTACGAAAAACATCGACCAATTGATGGAAGTCTCCGACCTTTTGATCACCAAACCCGGCGGCATGACCTGCACAGAAGCGCTTACCAAAGGCGTTCCGATGCTGTTTTACAATCCGATACCCGGACAGGAAGAAGAAAATTGCCAATACTTTACCGAACGGGGCTTCGGTTTTGAATTGAAAAAAATCGAGGACGTCGACCACTGGTTTCGCCTGCTGCTTGAGCAATATTCCGAATTTACTTGCCGTCGCGCCAAGATTGCCCAGGCTGTCTCCAAATACAATCCCAACCGCTGCTCCAAAACGATCATGGAGTTTTTGAAATAGGCGGTTGTTTGACGATCTCCAGGCGAAAAATGTTTTTGCCTTGCTGCACGAATTTTTTCTCGTATTCCGTCATGACGTTCCCCGGGATATTGCCGTTTTTATGCAAATCGAGGCTGATGTTGCGCATTTTTAAACCTGTTTCGGCGATCGCGTTGAGCGAAAATTCGAAAAGGCTTGGCGAATCGGTCTTAAAATGAATCTCCCCGCGTTCGTTTAATATCCGCATATATTTTTGCAAAAAGCGGGGATGCGTCAGCCGCCTGCGCGCATGCCTCGCCTTGGGCCAAGGGTCGCTGAAATTAAGGTAGATCCGCTCGATTTCCCCGTCGGCAAACGCTTCTTCCAGATATTCGATATTCATTCGCATCAGCGCAAGGTTGTCCGGTTCGCCTCCGCGTTGTTCCCGCCACAGCCGAAAAGCCAATTCCGCCGCTCTGCCGATCAGCAAGTCATACATATCGATGCCGATAAAGTTTGCTTCCGGGTGCAACAGGCTCATTTCGCTGATGAAGCCGCCTTTGCCCATGCCGAGCTCCGCAAAGATCGGCTTGTCATTGCCGAAAAACTCCCGCCACTTTCCTTTATTTTGCTTGTGATCCCGCACAATCAGGCGGTTTTCCCGTTCCATCCATTCCTTCACGCGTTTATTTCCGCGCAGCCGCAAATCATGATCCCTCCAACAAAAGCTAGCTGGATGACATTATATCCCGCTTTCTTTGGATTTGCAAAGCGGTCAGAATTTGCGGCGAAGTTCGCGCAGCGGATAAAACGTCCCGCGCCAATATATGCCGCCGCGCAGCACCGCCAAACAAGCGGAGCGAGCGATGGCATAAGCCACTAGAAGCGCGGACACAGGCAAAACCAAAACATCCCATGGCTTGTCTTGCGATATTCTGCCCGCGGCGAATAAATAAGCGCCGGCAAATAAGACGACCGCCGCCAACGAAACAATCGCAAGCGGCAAATCGGGCGAAAACAAACCGGCAAACGGCAATACGCCCAGCATCAATTGCATGGAAACGGCAATGAAAGCTAGTAGCGGGTTATACCGAAACCCGGCAAACAAATTTTTCTCCAAACCCTGAAAAGCTTCGGCAAGGCTGTTGTACCATTTCACCTCCAGCCTGCCTGTACCCGTCATGACGCGCTGCCGGTATCCGCCCTGTTTGATCCGCATGCCCAATTCCAAATCGTCGTCCGGCCGCATCGCAATTGCCTTATGTGTTCCGATTGCCTCATAAACGCTTCGTTTCATCAGGTTAAACGCTCCGACGCCAAAGCCATATTTTTTTTGCTTATCCATATTCGCTAGCCACGGCGGCCGGACAAGCGAGAGGGAAAAAAGGAAATAGCGTACGAACGCTTTCAGCCAAAAGCCTTCCGCTTGCAGATCCGGTATCAGGGTGAGATGGTCGATTTGCTGCGCGCTCATGTACGCGAGCGCATCTTTCACCACGTCGCGATCAAACCGCACATCCGCGTCGGCAAACAGCAGCATGCTGCCGCGCGCTTGCAGGTACCCTTGATACAGCGCGTAATTTTTGCCCAGCCAACCTTCCGGAAGCGCGGTTATATGTACGGTTTTCAGCGGGAACGGCGGTTTTTCGCGAAGGGCAAATTCTTTTTTCAGCAATTCCGCGCGCACGCCCGTCGCATCCCGCGAACGGTCATTCACTACAATCAATTCCATGCGCGCAAGTTTTTGCCCCATTAAGGAGCGAACGGTCGCGGCAATATTTTCCGCTTCTTCTTTCGCCGCAACAATGACGGAAACAAGCGGCAACCGTTCCTTCGCTTCCGCTGCGTTCGGCAATGTCCGCACATTCCGCCAGCCAAAAAACGAGACGGTGCAAACAACCGCCCAAAACAGCAATAATCCGCATGCCATTGCCCATGCCGCCATTTTCCCACCTCCAGGTTTCGCTATTGTATTCCCGTATCTACATGATTCGCATCCACTTCGTTTTTTCGTTACAATATGAGATGCGATGTTTATGCGACCGGATACTTGCGGGAAATGCGCGGAAAGAAGGAATTGCGATGCGCCTGGCATCTGTTATCGGGTTTGCCAACAAGCTGGTTGCCGAAAGGGTGAAAGCGGGCGATTGCGTTGTCGACGCAACGGTCGGCAATGGCACGGATACGATTCATTTGGCGCGATTGGTCGGCCCGCGCGGGATCGTTTTCGGCTTTGACATTCAACAAGCGGCGATCGACAAGACGCTGCGCCGCTTCGCTGCCGAGCCGCCCGGCTTCGGGCAATTGCAGCTGTTTTGCGATTCCCACGGGCATATGGCGGCACGAATCCCTAAACCATATCACGGGCGAATTTCCGCCATTATGTTTAACCTGGGGTACTTGCCCGGCGGCGACCACAGTATCGTCACCGCTCCCCGCTCGACGATAGAAGCGCTGGCGGCGGCGCTTGAACTGCTTAAGCCGGGTGGCGTTATCACGATTGTGCTGTATACCGGGCATCCGGGAGGCAAGGAAGAAGCAAAAGCTGTCGAAGCGTGGGCGGAACAGCTTCCGCAAGCCATATATCAAGCGCTGTTGTACCGGTTCATCAACCAAAAAAACGCCCCGCCCTATT carries:
- a CDS encoding 2-isopropylmalate synthase, with the protein product MRKIYIFDTTLRDGEQSPGVNLNTQEKVEIALQLERLGVDRIEAGFPAASPGDLQAVNAVARAVKGAAVIGLSRSRVQDIDAAREALQGAADPCLHLFLATSPIHRQHKLRMSKEQVLETAEAAIKYAKKYFSKIEFSPEDAGRTELDFLCTVTEMAIRAGATVVNIPDTVGYMTPAEFGNIFKTLREKVPGIEKIQLSAHCHDDLGMATANSLAAIYNGAEQVEGTINGIGERAGNTAIEEVAMALETRSDYFQAKTGLVLREIYRTSRLVSRLTGMVVPGNKAIVGANAFAHESGIHQDGMLKEKTTYEIMRPETIGLKESKLVLGKHSGRHAFREKLADLGYTLDDEQLNAAFAKFKELADRKKEVTDEDIRSLVEEKMVDIPEVYRLEFIQLSYFNQSQPSAIVKIRGENGESIEETASGNGSVDAIYRAIDKATGEAVELDDYSIKSVSHGTDAQGEVHVVLKQDGLSVHGRGVSTDVLEASAKAYLHAINRLIDKRKHKDSGKRDNVSLV
- the ilvC gene encoding ketol-acid reductoisomerase — encoded protein: MAVTMYYEKDADLNALQGKTVAVIGYGSQGHAQAQNLRDSGVKVVIGLRPGRSWDTAKNDGFEVYSVAEATKRADVVQILMPDEIQAKVYNEEIEPNLKQGAAIMFSHGFNIHFGQIVPRKDNDVLMVAPKSPGHMVRRTYVEGFGVPCLIAIHQDATGKAKDIGLAYAKGIGGTRAGVIETSFREETETDLFGEQAVLCGGVSALIKAGFETLVEAGYAPEMAYFECCHEMKLIVDLIYEGGLAAMRGSISNTAEYGDYVTGPRLITEETKKEMKRVLNDIQSGRFARDFILENQSNRAFFTATRRREAEHPIEQVGGRLRELMHWIKK
- the ilvN gene encoding acetolactate synthase small subunit; this translates as MLTKHTISILVNNQPGVLQRVAGLFGRRGFNIESITVGASEEPGLSRMVVVTVGDERTLEQISKQLYKLVDVIKVVDLSANPMVARELALIQVNAEPGQRPEILGVVETFRASIVDIGPNTLIVQAVGDSDKIDAIVELLKPYGIRELTRTGATAMIRGISK
- the ilvB gene encoding biosynthetic-type acetolactate synthase large subunit, yielding MTSQSASAVLTEDMRKKLLQPDLISGSEMLLRSLLLEGVDTVFGYPGGAVLYIYDAMHGNKDFHHLLTRHEQGAIHAADGYARATGKVGVCIATSGPGATNLVTGIATAYMDSVPLVVITGNVPTSLIGTDAFQEADITGITMPITKHSYLVRDVSDLPRTIREAFHIASTGRKGPVLIDIPKDVSAAKAVFHYPEHVVIRGYNPTVSPNKLQIDRLLQAIEKAERPVILAGGGVVYSDAQQELIAFAEKTRVPVITTLLGLGGFPSGHELWVGMPGMHGNYASNNAIMECDLLISIGARFDDRVTMKLDGFAPKATIAHIDIDPAEIGKNVPTDIPCVGDIKAVLGVALANAKPARSAEWLKQIKAWNELHPFQYKDSETELKPQYVIEMISETTNGDAIITADVGQHQMWVAQFYKFKNARSLITSGGLGTMGHGFPAAMGAQVGCPDKLVVAITGDGGFQMCSQELAVCAIHNIPLKIAIINNQVLGMVRQWQKIIYKERYSHIDLGGSPDFVKLAEAYGVKGLRATNKAEARQAWQEALNTPGPVLIDFVVRKEENVYPMVTAGSSLSEMILGDAE
- the rplT gene encoding 50S ribosomal protein L20, whose product is MARVKGGIVSRRRRNKVLKLAKGYFGAKHRLFKKANEQVMKSLYYAYRDRRQTKRNIRKLWIARINAAARQNGLSYNKFMHGLKLAGIEINRKMLAELAVNDGKSFSDLAGVAKEKIK
- the rpmI gene encoding 50S ribosomal protein L35; its protein translation is MPKMKTHRGAAKRFGKTGTGKIRRYRACRRHMLESKDAGRMRHLRGSVIMAKGDVKRIKELLTYVK
- the infC gene encoding translation initiation factor IF-3, producing MINEEIRAREVRLVGVNGEQIGIKPLREALQMASDLNLDLVNVAPQAKPPVCRIMDYGKYRYEMQKKEKEARKNQKVVDIKEVRFSANIEEHDYQTKLRNVVKFLKEQDKVKCSVRFRGREITHADIGQKVLERLAREIEEYGVVERKPKLEGRSMIMILGPKS
- a CDS encoding glycosyltransferase, with translation MRKKRVLLLSEGFGTGHTQAAHALAVSLKKNSRDVLTKVIELGGFLHPTITPWIIGAYRRAVISRPKLVGKVYRSQYNKSINRLTQLVLHRFYYKQTTELIRQLRPDTVVCTHPFPNIIISRLKRLGLNVPLCTVITDYDAHGTWVSPEVDKYLVSTENVKQKLLARGIPDTKIEVTGIPVHPNFWEQHNKAEIRARFRLREMPTVLVMGGGWGVIKNEEMLIRAANWRDRIQLIFCLGSNEKFRAKLAEQEIFRHPNIHMLGFTKNIDQLMEVSDLLITKPGGMTCTEALTKGVPMLFYNPIPGQEEENCQYFTERGFGFELKKIEDVDHWFRLLLEQYSEFTCRRAKIAQAVSKYNPNRCSKTIMEFLK
- the trmB gene encoding tRNA (guanosine(46)-N7)-methyltransferase TrmB, with the translated sequence MRLRGNKRVKEWMERENRLIVRDHKQNKGKWREFFGNDKPIFAELGMGKGGFISEMSLLHPEANFIGIDMYDLLIGRAAELAFRLWREQRGGEPDNLALMRMNIEYLEEAFADGEIERIYLNFSDPWPKARHARRRLTHPRFLQKYMRILNERGEIHFKTDSPSLFEFSLNAIAETGLKMRNISLDLHKNGNIPGNVMTEYEKKFVQQGKNIFRLEIVKQPPISKTP
- a CDS encoding glycosyltransferase family 2 protein produces the protein MAAWAMACGLLLFWAVVCTVSFFGWRNVRTLPNAAEAKERLPLVSVIVAAKEEAENIAATVRSLMGQKLARMELIVVNDRSRDATGVRAELLKKEFALREKPPFPLKTVHITALPEGWLGKNYALYQGYLQARGSMLLFADADVRFDRDVVKDALAYMSAQQIDHLTLIPDLQAEGFWLKAFVRYFLFSLSLVRPPWLANMDKQKKYGFGVGAFNLMKRSVYEAIGTHKAIAMRPDDDLELGMRIKQGGYRQRVMTGTGRLEVKWYNSLAEAFQGLEKNLFAGFRYNPLLAFIAVSMQLMLGVLPFAGLFSPDLPLAIVSLAAVVLFAGAYLFAAGRISQDKPWDVLVLPVSALLVAYAIARSACLAVLRGGIYWRGTFYPLRELRRKF
- a CDS encoding class I SAM-dependent methyltransferase → MRLASVIGFANKLVAERVKAGDCVVDATVGNGTDTIHLARLVGPRGIVFGFDIQQAAIDKTLRRFAAEPPGFGQLQLFCDSHGHMAARIPKPYHGRISAIMFNLGYLPGGDHSIVTAPRSTIEALAAALELLKPGGVITIVLYTGHPGGKEEAKAVEAWAEQLPQAIYQALLYRFINQKNAPPYCIAIEKIKASNLL